The following are from one region of the Rhipicephalus microplus isolate Deutch F79 chromosome 1, USDA_Rmic, whole genome shotgun sequence genome:
- the LOC119178351 gene encoding adult-specific rigid cuticular protein 15.7 translates to MNAQVTLLLVASTTVLAGGYGGYGHHGGSSKTYRKQNDHGHYSFGYDIVNGYGAVNGRHETGAAYGPVHGLYYLGDIDGRHRQVHYVADKWGFRAMVKTNEPGTKSSLPAAAPYHSAHGKTVPAYGHGGHSGYGGHGYYG, encoded by the exons ATGAACGCTCAG GTTACACTGCTGCTGGTTGCCTCGACCACGGTACTCGCCGGAGGTTACGGAGGATACGGGCACCACGGTGGTTCCAGCAAGACGTACAGGAAACAGAAC GATCATGGCCACTACAGCTTCGGCTACGACATAGTCAATGGCTACGGCGCTGTAAACGGCCGCCACGAGACCGGTGCGGCGTATGGTCCCGTGCACGGCTTGTACTACCTGGGCGACATCGACGGCCGCCACAGGCAGGTGCACTACGTGGCCGACAAGTGGGGCTTCCGCGCCATGGTGAAGACCAATGAGCCCGGAACCAAGAGCAGCCTGCCTGCCGCCGCCCCTTATCACTCGGCCCACGGCAAGACGGTGCCAGCCTATGGACATGGTGGACACAGCGGATACGGAGGCCACGGATATTACGGCTAG